In the Ascochyta rabiei chromosome 17, complete sequence genome, one interval contains:
- a CDS encoding Ribonuclease T(2) has translation MPVMLDSGELLDSFVAARVQSAGVPSAVDAISTAMPSLRTIGKLALGGAQLVLAQGAVNPFQSCSNPQLSCHNTTAVENLCCFNAPGGQLLQTQFWDTHPVTGPVDSWTLHGLWPDRCDGTYDANCDASRSYSNISAILKSFGADDTLSFMQTYWKDYQGNDESFWYHEWSKHGTCISTLEPECYTEHKPTEEVVDYFNRAVSLYKTLPSYEWLAAAGITPSSSQTYTFQAIQDALAAKRPGVEVTLGCKSGELNEIWYHYDVRGSLQTGEFVPTNPDGTKSTCPKTGIKYLPKGASQPTATSTTVGGPAPTSTSAPGTPFSGKGYLNVQVGGANKGCIISKGTWYTTGTCATFTAANLDDGFTLTSSKGKCGIVGGALTCDTSVSSGTGFTAVDSSLAAGGNAVWSADKAASGSTQVPVYAGGDHAQQFALTWQSA, from the exons ATGCCCGTCATGCTAGACTCGGGCGAGTTGCTGGACTCTTTTGTCGCTGCTCGGGTACAAAGCGCTGGTGTGCCCTCAGCTGTAGATGCGATATCGACCGCCATGCCTTCCCTCAGGACGATTGGAAAGCTCGCGCTCGGTGGTGCACAGCTTGTGTTGGCACAGGGCGCTGTCAACCCGTTCCAGTCTTGCTCGAATCCACAGTTGAGTTGTCACAACACGACAGCGGTGGAGAACTTGTGCTGCTTCAATGCCCCCGGTGGACAGCTGCTGCAGACGCAGTTCTGGGACACCCACCCAGTGACCGGTCCGGTCGACAGCTGGACGCTGCACGGTCTGTG GCCTGACCGTTGCGACGGTACCTACGACGCAAACTGCGACGCTTCGCGCTCGTACTCCAACATCTCGGCGATCCTCAAATCCTTCGGCGCAGACGACACCCTCTCGTTCATGCAGACATACTGGAAAGATTACCAAGGCAACGACGAGTCCTTCTGGTACCACGAGTGGAGCAAGCACGGCACTTGCATCAGCACACTCGAGCCAGAATGTTACACCGAGCACAAGCCCACCGAAGAGGTCGTCGACTACTTCAACCGCGCTGTGTCGCTCTATAAGACACTGCCCAGCTATGAGTGGCTTGCTGCTGCGGGTATCACACCCAGCAGCTCGCAGACCTACACATTCCAGGCCATCCAAGATGCACTGGCTGCAAAGCGCCCCGGTGTTGAAGTCACGCTAGGCTGCAAGTCCGGCGAGCTGAATGAGATCTGGTACCACTACGATGTCCGTGGCTCGCTGCAGACGGGCGAGTTTGTTCCCACAAACCCGGACGGCACCAAGTCAACTTGCCCAAAGACTGGAATCAAGTACCTTCCCAAGGGCGCCAGCCAGCCTACAGCGACGAGCACTACCGTTGGTGGCCCAGCGCCTACCAGTACCTCTGCGCCAGGCACCCCTTTCAGCGGCAAGGGGTACCTGAACGTCCAAGTCGGCGGCGCAAACAAGGGCTGTATCATTAGCAAGGGGACCTGGTACACGACAGGCACCTGTGCGACATTCACCGCAGCCAATCTCGACGACGGCTTCACACTGACCAGCTCAAAGGGCAAGTGCGGTATCGTCGGCGGTGCGCTTACTTGCGACACAAGCGTGAGCAGCGGAACTGGCTTCACTGCCGTTGACAGCAGTCTCGCAGCTGGCGGAAACGCAGTTTGGAGCGCAGACAAGGCTGCGAGCGGAAGTACGCAGGTCCCGGTTTACGCTGGAGGGGATCATGCACAGCAGTTTGCTCTGACGTGGCAGAGCGCGTAG